One window of the Streptococcus parasanguinis ATCC 15912 genome contains the following:
- the pbp1a gene encoding penicillin-binding protein PBP1A — translation MNKQTVIQWLKYVAIAAISFFLLLFVLGGLIFGYYAMKAPTLSEKDLVATTSSKIYDNQNNLIADLGAEKRINVSTNEIPTDLVNAIVAIEDHRFFNHRGVDIIRIGGSFLHNLRGGSQGGSTLTQQLIKLTYFSTSASDRTLSRKIQEAWLATQLEKKATKQEILTYYVNKVFMANGNYGMQTAAKSYYGKDLKDLSLPQLALLAGMPQAPNQYDPYSHPEAAQQRRNLVLKEMLEMKTISNKQYEAAVNTPVTDGLQSLSSSSSYPAYMDNYLKEVIEQVEEETGYNLLTTGMDVYTNVDTEAQKKLWDIYNTDEYVNYPDDELQVASTVIDVNTGKVVAQLGSRHQSSNVSFGTNQAVETNRDWGSTMKPISDYAPALEHEEYTSTAATITDAPYNFPHSSTPVYNWDRSYYGSITMTYAIQQSRNVPAVKALEKVGLKKAKKFLNGLGIDYPEMVYANAISSNTSDSSNKYGASSEKMAAAYAAFANGGTYYKPSYVNRVVFSDGTTKEFDSEGTRAMKATTAYMMTDMMKTVLMSGTGTNAAISGVYQAGKTGTSNYSDNELNKLTKNSSYSSIVAPDELFVGYTPEYSMAVWTGYSNRLTPVLDNGMQVATDVYRQMMLYLANNNNSGHTDWTQPSGLYRNGSYLYLNNGKNNYNNYYYEPSYSTEESSTEESSSSSSSEENPSKPTEPSSQDSNNHNE, via the coding sequence ATGAATAAACAAACAGTCATTCAGTGGTTGAAATATGTTGCCATCGCAGCCATTTCATTCTTTTTACTTTTATTCGTCCTCGGTGGGCTGATATTTGGATATTATGCAATGAAGGCCCCAACCTTATCTGAAAAGGATTTGGTTGCAACAACATCAAGTAAGATCTATGACAACCAAAATAACTTAATTGCAGACTTGGGAGCTGAGAAACGAATCAATGTTTCCACTAATGAAATCCCTACTGATTTGGTCAATGCTATCGTAGCGATTGAAGACCACCGTTTCTTCAATCACCGTGGGGTCGATATTATTCGGATCGGCGGTTCCTTCCTTCACAACTTGCGAGGAGGAAGTCAAGGTGGTTCAACCTTGACGCAACAATTGATTAAATTAACTTATTTCTCCACCTCGGCCTCTGACCGTACCCTCTCTCGTAAGATCCAAGAAGCTTGGTTGGCAACTCAACTGGAAAAGAAAGCAACCAAACAAGAAATCTTGACCTATTACGTCAATAAAGTATTTATGGCGAATGGGAACTACGGAATGCAGACCGCTGCAAAAAGTTACTACGGGAAAGATCTAAAAGATCTTTCGCTCCCTCAATTGGCACTCCTTGCGGGGATGCCCCAAGCACCAAATCAATACGATCCATACTCCCACCCTGAAGCAGCACAACAACGCCGAAACTTAGTATTAAAAGAAATGCTTGAGATGAAGACCATTTCTAACAAACAATACGAAGCGGCAGTCAATACACCTGTTACAGATGGTCTGCAAAGTCTTAGTTCTTCAAGCAGTTACCCAGCCTATATGGATAACTATCTGAAAGAAGTTATTGAGCAAGTTGAAGAAGAAACAGGTTACAATTTGCTCACAACTGGGATGGATGTTTATACAAATGTTGACACCGAAGCGCAAAAGAAACTTTGGGATATCTACAACACAGATGAATATGTCAACTACCCGGATGATGAATTACAAGTAGCTTCAACAGTTATCGATGTCAATACTGGTAAAGTTGTTGCCCAACTCGGTTCTCGCCACCAATCTAGCAATGTTTCCTTTGGTACCAACCAAGCGGTTGAAACTAATCGCGATTGGGGATCAACTATGAAGCCGATTTCAGACTATGCACCTGCTCTCGAGCATGAGGAATACACTTCTACTGCCGCTACGATCACAGATGCGCCATACAATTTCCCTCATTCATCAACACCGGTTTACAACTGGGACCGTTCTTACTATGGTAGCATTACCATGACCTATGCGATCCAACAATCTCGTAACGTTCCTGCGGTCAAAGCACTTGAAAAAGTTGGCCTTAAAAAAGCTAAGAAATTCCTAAATGGGTTAGGAATCGACTATCCCGAAATGGTTTACGCGAATGCCATCTCAAGTAACACTAGTGATTCGAGCAACAAATACGGAGCCAGCAGTGAAAAAATGGCTGCTGCCTATGCGGCTTTTGCAAATGGTGGTACCTATTATAAACCAAGCTACGTTAACCGAGTCGTCTTTAGTGATGGAACGACTAAAGAGTTTGATTCTGAAGGAACCCGCGCTATGAAAGCGACGACGGCCTACATGATGACTGATATGATGAAGACAGTCCTCATGTCTGGTACTGGTACAAATGCGGCTATTTCAGGAGTTTACCAAGCTGGGAAGACCGGTACTTCAAATTATTCTGACAATGAATTAAACAAATTAACAAAGAATTCAAGTTATTCAAGTATTGTAGCGCCAGATGAATTATTTGTCGGCTATACTCCGGAGTATTCTATGGCTGTCTGGACTGGTTATTCAAATCGATTAACACCAGTATTGGATAATGGAATGCAGGTTGCAACTGATGTTTATCGTCAAATGATGCTCTATCTTGCAAATAATAATAATTCTGGTCATACGGACTGGACACAACCTAGTGGTCTTTATCGAAATGGTTCTTACCTCTATTTAAACAATGGTAAGAATAATTACAATAACTACTACTATGAACCAAGTTATTCAACTGAAGAATCCTCTACTGAAGAATCTTCTTCAAGCTCTTCTAGCGAAGAAAATCCATCTAAGCCAACTGAGCCTTCTTCACAAGACTCTAACAATCATAACGAATAA
- a CDS encoding cell division site-positioning protein MapZ family protein, which yields MTEKDKKALEQETESILDFEDAKEMTIGQANRKAEEIEAGVTEGDNVLDKYIKQHRAEIEADKYDTKMLAKEELEKAEELAASETVAEVAEAVEAPEVTETVLEQRPEMDAISTELPAKIKFGPTSTEPIEEAEDLPEEIPSNAGKRIKTVLYSVLGLAIVGSAIFVTYNWMHSRGTSGGTTVVSSSSSKSSSTSKSSSSETQAQKLEEFTKAYDAFFVDKSKSGLKNDKFGDLENLKKLLDKLEGSSDYNTAKTKYEDLVKQVSAIQKVNSQFSSPVIKDGVLDANAKAKSDATFAETKTGNEKLDSLLNEAVAQGRSQQVATPAPVTGTGGTEASNATPAPAVNATTSGAGTASPGYSGYGLPSDGVPLQRNLSRVPYNQAAINDVNNPAWVFGDGILEKVLNIARKRGHITGNQYILERVNIINGNGYYNLFKPDGTYLFSINAKTGYFVGNGKGHSDALDY from the coding sequence ATGACAGAGAAGGACAAGAAAGCATTAGAGCAAGAAACGGAATCGATTTTAGATTTTGAAGATGCCAAAGAGATGACGATCGGGCAGGCCAATCGAAAGGCAGAAGAAATCGAAGCAGGTGTGACAGAAGGTGATAATGTCTTAGATAAATACATCAAACAACACCGAGCGGAAATCGAAGCGGATAAATATGATACAAAGATGTTGGCCAAAGAAGAATTGGAGAAAGCTGAAGAGTTGGCAGCTTCAGAAACAGTTGCTGAAGTGGCTGAAGCAGTGGAGGCACCGGAAGTAACGGAAACGGTCTTGGAACAAAGACCTGAAATGGATGCTATCTCAACAGAGTTACCAGCTAAGATTAAATTTGGCCCTACATCAACCGAACCAATTGAAGAAGCAGAGGACCTTCCTGAGGAAATTCCAAGCAATGCGGGTAAACGAATCAAAACGGTTCTATACTCTGTATTAGGTCTTGCGATTGTCGGTTCGGCCATTTTTGTGACCTATAACTGGATGCATAGTCGTGGAACATCTGGTGGTACTACAGTTGTATCGTCTTCATCTAGCAAGTCATCTTCTACTTCTAAATCAAGTAGCAGTGAAACACAAGCTCAAAAACTAGAAGAGTTTACCAAAGCCTATGATGCCTTTTTTGTAGATAAATCAAAAAGTGGTCTTAAAAATGATAAATTCGGAGACTTGGAAAATCTGAAGAAACTGCTGGACAAATTAGAAGGAAGCAGTGATTATAATACTGCTAAAACAAAATATGAAGACCTTGTGAAGCAAGTTTCTGCCATTCAAAAAGTGAATTCTCAATTTAGTTCCCCTGTCATCAAAGATGGAGTTCTTGATGCAAATGCCAAAGCAAAAAGTGATGCTACGTTTGCAGAAACAAAGACAGGCAATGAAAAATTAGATAGCTTATTGAATGAGGCAGTTGCGCAAGGACGTTCACAACAGGTTGCGACACCGGCCCCAGTGACAGGAACAGGTGGTACAGAAGCTTCGAATGCAACTCCAGCTCCAGCTGTAAATGCTACTACAAGTGGTGCAGGAACTGCAAGTCCAGGTTATTCAGGCTATGGTCTTCCAAGCGATGGTGTTCCACTACAGCGGAACTTGAGTCGTGTGCCGTATAACCAAGCAGCTATCAATGATGTCAATAATCCGGCTTGGGTATTTGGTGATGGTATCCTTGAAAAAGTATTGAACATTGCTCGTAAACGTGGGCATATCACTGGCAATCAATACATTTTAGAGCGTGTCAATATCATTAATGGTAATGGCTATTACAACCTCTTCAAACCAGATGGAACCTATCTCTTTAGTATCAATGCCAAGACTGGTTATTTCGTAGGAAACGGAAAAGGTCATTCAGATGCTCTGGATTATTAA
- a CDS encoding THUMP domain-containing class I SAM-dependent RNA methyltransferase, with protein sequence MKKHFELIATAAAGLEAVVGRELRNLGYDCQVENGRVRFQGDSRTIIETNLWLRAADRVKIVVGSFPAKTFEELFQGVFALDWENYLPLGARFPISKAKCVKSKLHNEPSVQAISKKAVVKKLQRHYARPEGVPLIENGAEFKIEVSILKDQATVLIDTTGSSLFKRGYRTEKGGAPIKENMAAAILQLSNWYPDKPLIDPTCGSGTFCIEAAMIARNMAPGLRRTFSFEEWNWVDDRLIQEVRTEASKKINRDLVLDIMGTDIDARMIDIAKENARKAGVSSDITFKQMRVQDLRSDKINGVIISNPPYGERLSDDVGVTKLYAEMGQVFAPLKTWSKFILTNDESFESKYGSKADKKRKLYNGTLKVDLYQYFGERIKRQIKA encoded by the coding sequence ATGAAAAAACATTTTGAATTGATCGCAACAGCAGCTGCTGGTTTAGAAGCAGTAGTAGGACGGGAATTAAGAAATCTTGGTTACGATTGCCAGGTTGAAAATGGACGGGTACGGTTTCAAGGTGATTCTCGGACAATCATTGAGACGAATCTCTGGTTGCGTGCGGCTGATAGAGTAAAGATAGTTGTTGGTAGTTTTCCAGCTAAAACTTTTGAAGAACTCTTTCAAGGTGTCTTTGCTTTGGATTGGGAAAATTATTTGCCTTTGGGTGCACGTTTTCCTATTTCAAAGGCTAAATGTGTTAAATCAAAACTTCATAATGAACCTAGCGTTCAGGCAATCTCGAAAAAAGCAGTTGTTAAAAAGTTACAAAGACATTATGCTCGACCAGAAGGGGTTCCCTTGATAGAAAATGGGGCAGAGTTCAAGATCGAAGTGTCGATTCTCAAAGATCAAGCTACCGTTTTGATTGATACTACAGGCAGTAGCCTCTTCAAGCGTGGTTATCGGACTGAAAAAGGTGGTGCACCAATCAAGGAAAATATGGCAGCTGCTATCCTTCAGTTGTCAAACTGGTACCCAGATAAGCCTTTAATTGATCCAACATGTGGTTCGGGTACTTTTTGTATTGAGGCAGCGATGATTGCACGCAACATGGCGCCAGGTTTAAGACGTACCTTCTCTTTTGAGGAGTGGAATTGGGTTGACGATCGTCTGATACAAGAAGTTCGTACAGAAGCCAGTAAAAAAATCAATCGAGACCTGGTTTTGGATATTATGGGGACAGATATTGATGCGCGAATGATTGATATTGCTAAAGAGAACGCACGAAAAGCAGGTGTTAGCAGTGATATCACTTTTAAACAAATGCGTGTTCAGGATCTTCGTTCGGACAAGATCAATGGGGTCATTATTTCTAATCCTCCATATGGGGAGCGATTATCCGATGATGTAGGTGTGACTAAGTTGTATGCTGAAATGGGACAAGTATTTGCTCCTCTCAAAACCTGGAGTAAGTTTATCCTAACCAATGATGAAAGTTTTGAATCTAAATACGGTAGTAAAGCAGATAAAAAAAGAAAACTTTATAATGGGACTCTGAAAGTTGATCTCTACCAATATTTTGGAGAACGTATAAAACGGCAGATAAAGGCATAG
- a CDS encoding GNAT family N-acetyltransferase, whose translation MKHLGSLVIETEHLYMRPFVLEDAPAMFENWASDPETLNYVTWDAHASSERTRESIKRWIEQYLKPDTYKWAICLKTSPDQVIGDISVVSQDQESQSCELGYILGKKFWGQGLMTEALIAVLNFLLNEVGFKEIKATYVSLNPASGKVMEKAGMQYVETIPHAIQRKGYCGDKIIYSIQNPSL comes from the coding sequence ATGAAGCATCTTGGAAGTCTTGTCATAGAGACGGAGCATTTATACATGAGGCCTTTCGTTTTGGAAGATGCACCAGCGATGTTTGAAAATTGGGCTTCTGATCCTGAAACCCTGAACTATGTCACCTGGGATGCCCATGCATCTTCTGAGAGAACTAGAGAATCGATCAAAAGATGGATCGAACAGTATCTTAAACCAGATACTTATAAATGGGCGATCTGTTTGAAAACATCACCGGATCAGGTAATTGGAGATATTAGTGTGGTTTCTCAAGACCAAGAAAGTCAATCATGCGAGCTTGGTTATATCCTTGGTAAGAAATTCTGGGGGCAGGGTCTCATGACAGAAGCGCTCATAGCTGTTTTGAATTTCTTATTGAACGAAGTCGGATTTAAAGAAATCAAAGCCACTTATGTCAGTTTAAATCCTGCTTCAGGGAAAGTCATGGAAAAGGCAGGAATGCAGTATGTAGAAACCATCCCTCATGCCATTCAACGCAAAGGATATTGCGGGGATAAAATCATCTATTCTATACAGAATCCCTCTCTATAG
- the recU gene encoding Holliday junction resolvase RecU: MVNYPHKVAPKNTVSTQRKHPIDFANRGMTFEKMINESNQYYLSRGLAVIHKKPTPIQIVKVDYPRRSRAKIVEAYFRQASTTDYSGVYKGRYIDFEAKETQQKQSMPMKNFHQHQIDHMEAVVLQGGICFVLLHFAKLNDTYLLPAPALIRFYNIDHGSKSMPLSYIQEHGFLVDKNRLPSVPYLDIIEQKLLGGI; the protein is encoded by the coding sequence ATGGTCAACTATCCACATAAAGTAGCCCCCAAAAACACGGTCTCTACTCAAAGGAAGCATCCGATCGATTTTGCGAATCGTGGTATGACATTTGAAAAAATGATCAACGAAAGTAATCAATATTATCTTTCTCGAGGCCTGGCGGTCATTCACAAGAAACCAACTCCAATTCAAATCGTGAAAGTGGATTATCCACGACGCAGTCGTGCAAAGATTGTTGAAGCATACTTTAGACAAGCCTCAACGACGGACTATTCTGGAGTATACAAGGGACGCTATATCGATTTTGAAGCTAAGGAGACACAGCAAAAGCAGTCTATGCCGATGAAAAATTTCCATCAACATCAGATCGATCATATGGAAGCGGTTGTCCTGCAAGGCGGTATCTGTTTCGTTCTATTACATTTTGCAAAACTTAACGATACCTACTTACTCCCTGCTCCTGCATTAATTCGCTTTTACAACATTGATCACGGCAGTAAGTCTATGCCCCTCTCCTATATTCAGGAGCATGGCTTTCTAGTGGATAAGAATCGACTACCAAGCGTTCCTTATCTTGATATTATCGAACAGAAACTTCTAGGCGGTATTTAA
- the gpsB gene encoding cell division regulator GpsB has protein sequence MASIIFTAKDIFDQDFKREVRGYSKDEVNEFLDDVIKDYETYAALVKELREENTRLREEIAKKSQATPQETPIASTATQEFPQVTTATNFDILKRLNRLEKEVFGKQIVDRDF, from the coding sequence ATGGCAAGTATTATTTTTACCGCGAAAGATATTTTTGATCAAGATTTTAAAAGAGAAGTCCGCGGATACAGTAAAGATGAAGTAAATGAATTTTTAGATGATGTCATAAAAGACTACGAGACTTATGCGGCACTAGTGAAGGAATTACGTGAAGAAAATACTCGCCTTCGTGAAGAAATTGCTAAGAAATCACAGGCTACACCACAAGAGACTCCAATTGCTAGCACAGCAACACAAGAATTTCCACAGGTGACAACAGCTACAAACTTTGATATTTTGAAACGACTAAATCGTTTAGAAAAAGAAGTTTTTGGGAAACAAATCGTAGATCGAGATTTCTAA
- a CDS encoding S-ribosylhomocysteine lyase: MTKEVIVESFELDHTAVKAPYVRLIGEETGPKGDIISNFDIRLVQPNENAIPTAGLHTIEHLLAMLIRKRIDGMIDCSPFGCRTGFHMIMWGQHSSNEIAKVIKDSLEEIASVSTWENVPGTTIESCGNYKDHSLFSAKEWCRLILDQGISDDPFERHLV; this comes from the coding sequence ATGACAAAAGAAGTAATTGTTGAAAGTTTTGAATTGGACCACACAGCTGTGAAGGCTCCCTATGTACGCTTGATTGGTGAGGAAACTGGACCCAAAGGAGACATCATCTCCAACTTTGATATTCGCTTAGTGCAACCCAATGAAAATGCGATTCCAACTGCAGGGCTCCACACGATCGAGCACCTTCTTGCAATGCTTATTCGCAAACGCATCGATGGTATGATTGATTGTTCACCATTTGGTTGTCGCACCGGTTTTCATATGATCATGTGGGGGCAACATTCTAGTAATGAAATTGCTAAAGTGATCAAAGACTCTTTGGAAGAAATTGCATCTGTCAGTACTTGGGAGAACGTTCCAGGTACAACCATTGAGTCTTGTGGAAATTACAAGGATCACAGTCTCTTCTCAGCTAAAGAATGGTGTCGCTTGATTCTAGATCAAGGAATCTCTGATGATCCATTTGAACGCCATCTTGTTTAA
- the pepC gene encoding aminopeptidase C, whose amino-acid sequence MSELTKEFTDQLYANYEANVKYAALENAVTHNGIHASLETRKSAVENTPVFSLDLTKDKVTNQKASGRCWMFAALNTFRHKMISSFQLEDFELSQAHTFFWDKYEKSNWFLEQVIATADQELTSRKVAFLLQTPQQDGGQWDMVVSLFEKYGVVPKSVYPESISSSNSRELNTYLNKLLRQDAQILRDLIHSGADSEVVASKKQALLQEIFNFLAISLGLPPREFDFAYRDKDNQFHSESGLTPQSFYKKYVDLQLDDYVSIINAPTTDKPYGKSYTVDMLGNVVGSRPVRYLNVPMDRLKELAIAQMKAGETVWFGSDVGQVSNRKAGILATDVYDFEAGMDIHLTQDKAGRLDYAESLMTHAMVLTGVDLDEAGQSRKWKVENSWGDKVGTDGYFVASDAWMDEYTYQIVVRKEFLTPDELAAYEAEPIVLAPWDPMGALAK is encoded by the coding sequence ATGTCAGAATTAACGAAAGAATTTACAGACCAGCTCTATGCTAATTATGAAGCAAATGTGAAATATGCGGCTCTTGAAAATGCTGTTACCCACAATGGGATCCATGCATCGCTTGAAACGCGCAAGAGTGCAGTAGAAAATACACCAGTTTTTTCACTTGATTTGACCAAGGATAAGGTGACAAACCAAAAAGCATCTGGACGTTGTTGGATGTTTGCGGCTTTAAATACCTTCCGTCACAAGATGATCTCAAGCTTCCAATTGGAGGATTTTGAATTGTCTCAAGCACATACTTTCTTTTGGGATAAGTATGAAAAATCAAACTGGTTTTTGGAGCAAGTGATTGCTACAGCAGACCAAGAATTGACCAGCCGTAAGGTGGCTTTTCTCCTACAAACCCCACAACAAGATGGCGGTCAATGGGATATGGTGGTATCCCTCTTTGAGAAATACGGAGTGGTTCCAAAATCAGTTTATCCAGAATCGATTTCTTCAAGCAATAGCCGGGAATTGAACACCTACCTCAATAAACTCTTGCGTCAAGATGCGCAAATCTTGCGTGATTTGATTCATTCAGGAGCAGATAGTGAGGTAGTTGCGAGCAAGAAACAAGCGCTGTTGCAAGAAATTTTTAACTTCTTGGCCATTTCCTTAGGATTGCCTCCACGTGAATTTGACTTTGCATACCGCGATAAGGACAACCAATTCCATAGCGAAAGTGGCTTAACTCCACAAAGCTTCTACAAAAAATATGTAGACCTTCAATTAGACGATTACGTCTCCATTATCAATGCCCCAACTACAGATAAGCCATATGGAAAATCTTACACCGTAGATATGCTGGGCAATGTTGTAGGTAGCCGTCCAGTTCGCTACCTAAATGTTCCAATGGATCGATTGAAAGAATTAGCCATTGCTCAAATGAAAGCCGGAGAAACTGTCTGGTTTGGTTCAGATGTAGGCCAAGTCAGCAACCGTAAAGCCGGAATCCTAGCAACAGATGTCTACGATTTTGAAGCAGGCATGGACATTCATTTGACACAAGACAAGGCGGGTCGCTTAGACTATGCAGAAAGTCTTATGACACACGCTATGGTCTTGACAGGGGTTGATTTAGACGAAGCAGGTCAGTCTCGTAAATGGAAAGTTGAAAATTCATGGGGGGACAAGGTCGGTACAGATGGATACTTTGTGGCTTCTGATGCTTGGATGGATGAATATACCTACCAAATTGTGGTTCGTAAAGAATTCCTAACACCAGATGAATTAGCAGCCTATGAAGCAGAACCAATTGTTCTAGCACCGTGGGATCCAATGGGAGCTTTAGCAAAATAA
- a CDS encoding DUF1273 domain-containing protein, whose protein sequence is MNTILVAGYKNFDVGVFSNKDPRLTIIKKAIERDLRRLFEEGVKWLVFSGNLGFEAWVLEVAFQLKKDYDFQMATIFLFENVGENWNEANQEILARFKQVDFVKYAYPHYVSPGQLKEYNQFLLGNVEGAYIFYDPENETKLNYLYRMMLEKETFYVKRLSFDDLNDFAENFYEN, encoded by the coding sequence ATGAATACCATACTTGTTGCAGGTTATAAAAATTTTGATGTGGGAGTCTTTTCTAACAAAGACCCTCGGTTGACCATTATTAAAAAAGCCATTGAAAGGGACCTTCGACGTTTGTTTGAAGAAGGAGTGAAATGGCTGGTTTTTTCTGGTAATTTGGGATTTGAGGCTTGGGTACTAGAAGTTGCCTTTCAATTAAAAAAGGATTACGATTTTCAAATGGCGACGATCTTCTTGTTTGAGAATGTTGGTGAAAATTGGAATGAAGCCAATCAGGAAATTTTAGCACGTTTCAAACAGGTAGATTTTGTGAAATATGCCTATCCTCATTATGTTAGTCCTGGACAATTGAAGGAGTACAATCAATTTTTGTTGGGGAATGTAGAAGGAGCTTATATTTTTTATGATCCTGAAAATGAAACAAAATTAAACTATCTTTATAGAATGATGTTAGAGAAAGAAACATTTTATGTCAAAAGATTGAGTTTTGATGACTTGAATGATTTTGCTGAAAATTTTTACGAAAACTAA
- the nadE gene encoding ammonia-dependent NAD(+) synthetase gives MSLQEEIIQQLGVKPSIDPQEEIRRSVDFLKRYLKKHPFLKTFVLGISGGQDSTLAGRLAQLAMEEMRAETGDASYQFIAVRLPYGVQADEADAQKALTFIQPDVSLVVNIKESADEMVRAVEATGTEVSDFNKGNMKARSRMIAQYALAGARSGAVIGTDHAAENITGFFTKFGDGGADILPLFRLNKRQGKQLLKALGADPALYEKIPTADLEEEKPGIADEVALGVTYNEIDDYLEGKQVSPEAQATIEKWWYKGQHKRHLPITVFDHFWE, from the coding sequence ATGAGTTTGCAAGAAGAGATTATCCAACAATTGGGTGTCAAGCCAAGTATTGATCCTCAGGAAGAGATTCGCCGCTCGGTTGATTTCTTAAAAAGATATCTAAAAAAACATCCCTTCTTGAAAACATTTGTATTAGGGATCTCAGGAGGACAAGATTCAACTCTTGCTGGACGATTAGCTCAATTAGCAATGGAAGAAATGCGCGCAGAAACAGGAGATGCCTCCTATCAATTTATTGCCGTTCGTCTTCCTTATGGGGTACAGGCAGATGAAGCAGATGCACAAAAAGCTTTGACCTTTATCCAGCCGGATGTTAGCCTGGTTGTGAATATCAAGGAGTCTGCTGACGAAATGGTACGAGCAGTAGAAGCGACTGGAACAGAGGTTTCTGATTTTAACAAAGGCAATATGAAGGCTCGCAGTCGCATGATTGCTCAGTATGCTCTAGCTGGAGCACGTAGCGGAGCTGTGATTGGGACGGATCATGCTGCAGAAAATATTACTGGTTTCTTTACAAAATTTGGAGATGGTGGTGCAGATATTTTACCCCTTTTCCGTTTGAATAAACGCCAAGGAAAACAATTGCTTAAGGCCTTAGGAGCCGATCCTGCTCTTTATGAGAAAATCCCAACAGCAGATTTGGAAGAAGAAAAACCAGGAATAGCAGATGAAGTAGCGCTGGGTGTCACCTATAATGAAATTGATGATTACCTAGAAGGCAAACAAGTGAGTCCAGAAGCTCAAGCCACTATTGAAAAATGGTGGTACAAAGGCCAACACAAACGCCACTTGCCAATCACAGTATTTGATCATTTTTGGGAGTGA